Proteins encoded by one window of Lathyrus oleraceus cultivar Zhongwan6 chromosome 1, CAAS_Psat_ZW6_1.0, whole genome shotgun sequence:
- the LOC127074206 gene encoding serine/threonine-protein kinase STY17, with translation METPEAEGELLKKIERLEAGQVHLKQEMSKLKLSQRRRSHSVSPQRSRLGASASSLSAAANNKGSSSPLQRESRSSSSSTHDPHHQNGGKYLNILQSIGHSVHILDLHCRIIYWNPSAENLYGYTAEEVLGQDGIEVLVDSSEFQLANDVFNRVKMGESWTGQFPVKNKIGDRFVAVATNTPFYDDDGSLVGVICVSSDSRPFLENLVPFSVGKNEEKDSGVSFSRIGITNKLGLDPQQPLQNALASKISNLASKVSNKVKSKIRTRENGVEGEGVSGETEHGFTEQREDGDSSGASTPVGEVPASPFVVSSHVEERSPGKPMRNSGDESEEKPMHKIITSKAEAWIQKKTMSWPWKTNDQEGSESKNVRVSWPWMQRDQEKEPANQKNVSSGLKLESRASESYQPVINEASGSWSSFNANSTSSTSSCGSGSGSSSAANNRVDVDSDCLDYEILWEDLTIGESIGQGSCGTVYHALWYGSDVAVKVFSKQEYSADVIQSFRQEVSLMKRLRHPNILLFMGAVTSPQRLCIVTEFLPRGSLFRLLQRNTSKPDWRRRVHMALDIARGVNYLHHCNPPIIHRDLKTSNLLVDKNWTVKVGDFGLSRIKHETYLTTKTGKGTPQWMAPEVLRNEPSNEKSDVYSFGVILWELATEKIPWDTLNAMQVIGAVGFMNHRLEIPEDVDPQWTSIIESCWHTDPASRPTFQELLERLKELQRRYTIQFQAARSGGGEVTQKES, from the exons ATGGAAACTCCAGAAGCAGAAGGAGAGCTTCTGAAGAAGATTGAAAGGCTTGAAGCTGGTCAAGTTCACCTCAAACAAGAAATGTCAAAGCTCAAGCTTTCTCAGCGTAGAAGGTCTCACTCCGTTTCGCCACAACGTTCTAGGTTAGGTGCTTCTGCTTCTTCTTTGTCTGCTGCTGCAAATAACAAAGGCTCTTCTTCACCTCTTCAAAGAGAGAGCcgtagtagtagtagtagtacTCATGATCCTCATCATCAAAATGGTGGCAAGTATCTCAATATTTTGCAGTCAATTGGTCATTCTGTTCATATTTTGGATCTTCATTGTCGTATTATATACTG GAACCCTAGTGCTGAAAATCTGTATGGTTATACAGCAGAAGAAGTTCTAGGTCAAGATGGGATTGAAGTGCTTGTGGATTCTAGTGAGTTTCAGTTGGCGAATGATGTATTCAACCGTGTGAAAATGGGGGAAAGTTGGACTGGTCAATTTCCGGTAAAGAATAAGATAGGTGATAGGTTTGTTGCGGTTGCTACGAATACGCCTTTCTATGATGATGATGGGAGTTTGGTTGGTGTTATTTGTGTCTCAAGTGATTCAAGACCTTTCCTTGAAAATTTAGTTCCGTTTTCGGTTGGAAAGAATGAAGAAAAGGATTCGGGTGTTAGTTTTTCTAGAATTGGCATTACTAATAAACTTGGTCTTGATCCTCAGCAGCCACTTCAAAATGCTCTAGCTTCAAAAATATCGAATTTg GCTTCAAAGGTGAGTAACAAAGTCAAGTCTAAAATCCGGACTCGAGAAAATGGTGTTGAGGGAGAAGGAGTGAGCGGAGAAACTGAGCATGGTTTTACAGAGCAGAGGGAGGATGGGGATTCTAGTGGAGCTAGCACGCCCGTGGGAGAGGTGCCAGCATCTCCTTTCGTTGTATCTTCTCACGTCGAAGAGAGATCACCGGGGAAACCTATGAGAAACTCTGGTGATGAGAGTGAAGAAAAACCAATGCACAAAATCATAACTTCTAAGGCGGAAGCATGGATTCAAAAGAAAACTATGTCATGGCCATGGAAAACAAATGATCAGGAAGGATCCGAGTCAAAGAACGTCCGGGTTTCTTGGCCTTGGATGCAGCGCGATCAAGAAAAAGAGCCAGCTAATCAAAAGAATGTGTCTTCTGGATTGAAGCTGGAAAGCCGGGCAAGTGAAAGTTATCAACCCGTTATTAACGAGGCTTCAGGATCCTGGTCATCCTTCAATGCGAACAGCACAAGTAGTACCAGCAGTTGCGGGAGTGGCAGTGGTAGCAGTTCTGCTGCCAATAATAGAGTGGATGTTGACTCCGATTGTTTAGATTACGAAATTTTGTGGGAGGATCTGACAATTGGAGAGTCAATTGGGCAAG GTTCTTGTGGAACCGTATACCATGCTCTGTGGTATGGATCA GATGTTGCGGTCAAGGTTTTCTCAAAGCAAGAATATTCAGCAGATGTAATACAGTCCTTCAGACAAGAG GTGTCTCTGATGAAAAGACTTCGCCATCCAAACATTCTACTCTTTATGGGCGCAGTGACTTCACCTCAGCGTCTATGCATTGTTACAGAGTTTCTCCCACG CGGAAGCTTATTTCGTTTGCTCCAAAGAAACACATCCAAACCCGACTGGAGACGGCGGGTTCACATGGCCTTAGATATT GCACGAGGTGTAAATTATCTTCATCATTGCAATCCTCCTATCATCCACCGAGATTTGAAGACCTCGAATCTTCTTGTTGACAAGAATTGGACTGTGAAG GTTGGTGATTTCGGTCTTTCACGCATCAAACATGAAACCTATCTCACGACTAAAACGGGAAAAGGCACG CCTCAATGGATGGCACCAGAAGTTCTTCGTAACGAACCCTCAAATGAAAA GTCCGACGTATACAGTTTTGGAGTCATATTGTGGGAACTTGCAACAGAAAAAATTCCTTGGGATACTCTCAATGCAATGCAG GTTATTGGAGCTGTGGGGTTTATGAACCATCGGCTAGAAATTCCAGAAGATGTTGATCCACAGTGGACTTCTATAATCGAGAGTTGTTGGCATAC TGATCCGGCTAGCCGACCAACATTCCAGGAACTGCTGGAAAGGCTTAAAGAGCTGCAAAGACGGTATACGATTCAGTTTCAAGCAGCCAGATCTGGTGGTGGTGAAGTCACTCAAAAGGAATCCTAG
- the LOC127074217 gene encoding uncharacterized protein LOC127074217 — protein MEGGDEALEMVVDSKDMQQQSKAFDKLTDRVEDRQLDSTRVQEAMASIAASAEADWNAMRLREKELAAVKINAADVDIIANELELDKKVAERTLREHKGDAVAAIRHLLH, from the exons aTGGAGGGTGGAGATGAAGCTCTGGAGATGGTAGTTGACTCCAAAGACATGCAACAGCAGAGTAAAGCCTTCGACAAACTCACTGACCGCGTCGAAGATCGCCAGCTTGATTCCACTCGCGTTCAAGAAGCCATGGCTTCCATTGCTGCTTCTGCTGAAGCCGATTGGAATGCCATGCGCTTGAG GGAGAAAGAATTAGCCGCTGTTAAGATAAATGCAGCAGATGTTGATATAATTGCAAACGAACTAGAG TTGGACAAAAAGGTGGCTGAAAGAACCCTGCGTGAGCATAAAGGTGATGCTGTTGCTGCCATTCGTCATTTGCTTCACTAG